The nucleotide sequence CCCTTTGCAGCACAACAACAATGCGCATTTGGCAGTCTAAGGGTTAAATCAACAAGTAAATTAACGCAGTCAAGACtcacttttgcttttttgtgtaaGCATCATTTTCCACACAGTGCCGAGTAGCATGTGCAGCTGCCTGTAGCTGAGCTTGACTTCGCCACTGAGCGTATCTCGCACAAACATCCTCAGGGGCGTCAGCCAGTCTCCGTCCGCCTCTCGGCCGATTCCCTGCCTCTGACTCAGAGACACCATCACCTGGCAAAGTGTGATATTTAAAGCCAGGGGATCCACGGTCAAGTCGGAGAAAGCTGCAGTCTGCTTGGCCCTGTGGACAAGAGAGTCTCAGTCCTCAATCTTAAATGATCATGCGTCTTATGTTACATTTGAATGAGTTTTAATCCAACTATTTCCATTGTTTGTTAATCATCATGTAAGACAATAGTAACGGTGatttaaagaggaagaggaaaagtCATTTACCTCTTGGTGTTAACTTTCTTTTTGGTTTTGGGTATATCATGAAGACTGTAAGGAAAGTttttcacaaaatgctgcttaAAATCTTCCAAGTATTCTTTGCGGAACCAGGCATCCTAGAAAGAAAGATAAAGAAATCCTCAGTTCAGAGTTTGTGAACTTTTTTCAAGGCCAAATTCAAGTACCTTAAAACCCAATTTTCCAGTTTTTTCAGTACCTTTTAAACATTAACCCAAtggttttttgtttgcttgtttttataCGATTTAGAAGGAAGGAAACACAAGTACATACGTATATGTCTTGCAAAGTGTTAAATGATGGTTTGAGAAATTTAGTTTGAAAAGTGCCAATGCTGAAACCCATTGATTTGAAGGGTTGTGTTTTGTCAAAAGTTAGCATTTTGTGGCAAAAAGGTGCTGGAGTAGTGATGATATGCTGTTCGGTGGACGGAGACACACAGATCACGGACAAAAATACCATGATTAATGCGCTTTGTAAAAAGTTTGGGACGGTCAAAATTGTTCTCTCACACCACCTAATTCTAAGCTAAATGATATTTCAATGTATGTTTATGTGGAACTGTAGTTCacgacaacaataaaaaaattaaaaaactattCTGTCCTGACCAAAACCCGTAAAGCGCTTTACAGGGCTGTTCCGATCTCTCTGAAAATTCAAGCATTTTCAAGGATTCAAGGACCCCTACGAACCCTGTATTTTACTTTTCATCATTCTGCAGAAATTGTGCTTTGCTTCTCTCACCAGTGCATCTTGATGCTCCGGCCGTGGCGCCAGTTTTCGGAGCAGTTGAAAAATGGACAACACCTGGAACATTACGGACAAGGCGTCCGGGGTCACCAGATGACCGGCGTCAGAGTTGTTCCAAGAAGAATCGCTGGTGCTGGCCTCCACCCACACCTCCAGCAAAAGTGGAACCAGCATGGACGCAAAATTTTGCACAGCCTCTGCCGAGTCTAAACCTTCAAAGGCCTCACCTGAGTGATCTGAATCTGGTCTGTAGAAAGGACAACGCACAAAGAATTTATTGTCGATCATTGCACACAGTCAGCTGAAAGGTTTTCGAGACATGCCATCCATCATACCTGAATTTAAATGTCGAGTGAGGACTTGGTTTGCTCCCAGAGTGCTCAAACACTTTAACTCCAGTTTTACTGTTTATGAGCTCGTCCCAGATTACGTTCAAAGGAGTAATCCGAATTGTGCCACTGGAACCAAACACTCCATGGGAAGGGACTGACACGTCGCCTTCTTCCACTGGTCTTTCCTCAACTACTGCTTGAAGAAAGCGTCCAAGTCTAAAACACAAGTTTGCAAAGTCAAGAGTCAAGAAAAATGGTGTAAAAGCTCCAAACCTGAAACATCCGTgtgtggtcttttggtcgccggtcttttggtcgcccggaccgcgacaacgggcgaccacgcaagttaaaacaacatggtctacgcatcaataaaagccaacaatggccatgagcagtttcactgagccgacgtgtgagtgtataagagtttgtatgtacatgagttgtccccttaggaagggacgtcagtcagggtcttaacaagttctccaacaaaaaacaataaaagtccgggaaatttggagcttttctttagcctaataattaatagggcattaagtatgactaaatagtcattcgcagtttgtatttagggaatttgagcaatgatttaaaatggtaattatcaataaccttccgggcgaccaaaagactggcgaccaaatgatcggcgaccaaaagaccggcgaccaaaagaccggcggccaaaagaccggcgaccaatcgaccgtgtaccgaaacATCCAACAATGCCATTGGAATTTAGCAAATTGACAATAAGGGTTTGACaggtgtaaaaaatatatatacctaGCATTTAATGACTGaagggaaagacaacacctCTCCACTATGACGCATCAACAAAATGAATTTATGAGATAAGATTCTTTCCGGTGGGATGGGAAGGTGTTATCTGTCCATTTAAGGCTTACCTGAGCAGCACAGAGAAGCGCCAGTGTTGGCTATTCGCGGTCCTCCTAGGGTTGACGGAAAGTGCCCATTTCTGTCCCTTGCCCTCCAGCTCTTTTTTACCTCCGTTCTGTCTGTGGGAGATTAATTCCATGAAGTTTGTGAGGAGCACAGCGGGCCGTGCGGCAAGCAGCTCGGGGTAGTGCTCCAGCATCACATCCAGGACCTTCATGGCATCTTCTTGAATGCTAAACTCAATGTGGGTCATGGCACAACATAGGTGGGCACtgaggagggggaaaaatggaGCCACTCGTTCCGCAGGTACCGACTGGGCGATATATCTGTAATCAGTACAAGTCGCTGTTAGTTGAGCAGATGACAACTGGcgcaatcagattttttttcccaacctgAGCACTCGAGTGGCTGTCAAACGAACATTGGCATCCTTGTCTGTGAACACAGCAGCCACCTCAGACAACAATCGTGACAAATGCTGTTCTAGCAGAAAAGGGTTTGTTGACAGTAGCTCCTTTAAACCTAACAAGGCACTGTGCTTCACATTGGCATTGTAATGATGAAGCTGAGACAACAAGTCCTGGAAAAGAGGGAATAAAAGGCACAAACATATTGTCAAAACATGGCCCACTACTGGACAggtattaaaatataataaactcatctctcatctcattttctgaaccactttatcctcattaggtcgtgggggtgctggagcctatcccagatgactccgggctagaggcgggggacaccctgaatcggtggacagccgatcgcagggcacaaggagacggaataataataaactttttttttaattttgtttaagtTTATagtaataaactttttttttgagtTCAGTGAAACAATTATTAATAGGAAAAATgcagggcggcctggtggatcgagtggttagcgcgtcggcctcacagctctgggctcctgggttcaagtccaggtcggtccacctttgtggggtttgtatgttctccccgagcctgagtgggtttcctctgggtactccgatttcctcccacattccaaaaacatgcattttaggctgattggacactctaaattgccacctatgggtgtgagtctgcatggttgtccgtctccctgtgccctgcgattggccagccaccgattcagggtgtcccccgcctctgggataggctccagcacccccgtgacccgaatgaggataaagcggttcagaaaatgagatgaggaaaAAATGCACTGATTTGTTTTATTCCTGGGAAACCTGGGGAAAAAAGTTTGCAAAGAGACAATTGTAAAGCACTTACATTGATGCCAAGTTGCCGATTTGTGGTGGGACCACTGGTATCTCTCTTTAATTGTTCACTGAGATATATCCCTTTGGTGCGAAAGTTGGTATTGGTGGCGTTATCTGCTCTCGGCTTCTTCTTTCCCACCTTTAACTTCACCTTCTGGAAATCATCTtgtctcttcttcttcttggattTCATTTTAGCAAATGTTGCACAGGATCTAAAAATTAATGTAGAAAATATGATATGATGTGAAATAGTTCTTGTCTAAGAACATTGTTATTATGTTCACTATATGATCATATCAATTGATCATCCCAATCAGATCATTTTAAGGATCTAAATATTAATGTAGAAAATATGATATGATGTGAAATAGTACTTCTCGAAGAACATTGTTATTATGTTCACTATATGATCATGTCAATTGATCATCCCAATCAGATCATTTTATGTCTATCAAACATGCAACGCTCACTCTGAAGTACAACAATGATTAGCATTTGCAAGCTAACATGAGCGTCATTCCAGCACGGGGTGTACTGAGCAACTTACCTAAGATAAAGGTGTGTCTGCTAAAATGTTGAATTATCTCGTCAGAATCGACGATGTCTAAATGCAGTTAAAATTCTGCGATTTCTCTATAAATTGATATTTTGGCTTTGTCTCGTGCTCATCGCTGTTGGACCGAAGGTACGCTTCTTTTCAAAATAGCCGCCGCCCGGCGGCGGAGCTTAGGAACTGAACGGTTGATGAGCGACATTCCTCTTTGGTCCCTGTTACAAAATACGAAAAGAAATGTTCAAATACTCAAATTGGGATATTTGTAGGGCCGATCTGTGGCTATATTCACCAAAATATTTGGCGCGCAAAGTTATTTTACAACACTTTAGTAAACGTATAGTCTTCCTCATAAGTGCCTGTCAGAAATGAATGAGTTTCCCTTAATTCAATTTAGCTTGACTTTTGGACTGATAAATGAGCATGTATATTTATTACATCATTTCTTTGCGTAATGGTTTGGTAATTGGTGTTTAGTTAATTGAATTTTAGTCGCCAATACAATTTAAACAGGCACTAAACCAGCCCCATCCTGGTCCTATCCAAGAAACCCCAGTTTGTGTGTTTTGGGCTGCTCATTTTCCACCAGACCCTCAAGACTGCGAAAACGCTAATTATAATTGCCCACTAGCATCGCCTTTGTCACGTAAGGTTGGTGTTGTATTGCACTAATGTTTTATTACTATTTTGTGAGCTGTAGTTGTTTTATATAATCACTCATGCGGCCTTCCAAAATGGCTCGTCTAGGCCCAAAACGAAGTTAAATTGCTAAAGAACACAATGACTATATAACTGTATAACTTTATCTTTTTGTGCCAACTCTTATCATGTCTTGGGCTCCGTGTTTCTCAGTGAAAAAACGAAGAAATGGCTTTCAACTCATCAGTCAACCGGTTTATGGACAACAATCCTAACCAAGGGCCGCTATGGAAAGCGAGCTTAAAGTA is from Stigmatopora argus isolate UIUO_Sarg chromosome 4, RoL_Sarg_1.0, whole genome shotgun sequence and encodes:
- the tex10 gene encoding testis-expressed protein 10 homolog, with protein sequence MKSKKKKRQDDFQKVKLKVGKKKPRADNATNTNFRTKGIYLSEQLKRDTSGPTTNRQLGINDLLSQLHHYNANVKHSALLGLKELLSTNPFLLEQHLSRLLSEVAAVFTDKDANVRLTATRVLRYIAQSVPAERVAPFFPLLSAHLCCAMTHIEFSIQEDAMKVLDVMLEHYPELLAARPAVLLTNFMELISHRQNGGKKELEGKGQKWALSVNPRRTANSQHWRFSVLLRLGRFLQAVVEERPVEEGDVSVPSHGVFGSSGTIRITPLNVIWDELINSKTGVKVFEHSGSKPSPHSTFKFRPDSDHSGEAFEGLDSAEAVQNFASMLVPLLLEVWVEASTSDSSWNNSDAGHLVTPDALSVMFQVLSIFQLLRKLAPRPEHQDALDAWFRKEYLEDFKQHFVKNFPYSLHDIPKTKKKVNTKRAKQTAAFSDLTVDPLALNITLCQVMVSLSQRQGIGREADGDWLTPLRMFVRDTLSGEVKLSYRQLHMLLGTVWKMMLTQKSKTLTEDLLAAVYSYYQQRHLTLQARSLLLSFYSKIYLQEQAHSHITRSKVLCRWLAYLPVQLSQLGHRNPALSALLIQSIQAAASRGHKELLSSLQAQACNLYDPQEGAVVLLPTECQQKMVQLLYFLPKMPRALLANLSFCCSNGRISAGLAATLIRIIHLRSSLGGWSVGSKEAAFQDVDYISFLFSTLTGFSCDQLASLQQAADTRVTAPSPLSPLKLHCTPLDQFTHHWDLVEEVCQRLETLGSNTQCFDILQNGILEYMTKLRVVPDSLATALLVAFPRLIDMSILPVEAVFRLLSRCCLSLLTLLVTQRQESAMAQEQHKREAIWGACVVSLSTVPRLLRMVLQLRVSDLSQEELPQLGQILSMLMQHTPLQHQLVANASLLQELIQHLTRNSRGPTRQQWLIDLLYCYGVTVAHGSSSQRGNLRDVY